Genomic window (Arthrobacter sp. StoSoilA2):
CGGAATGGCTCGCACACGTCCTGCAGGCAGGCTCGCCAATGGTCCTTGATGCGAACAACAACGTGCTCATCGATAACGCTGCCCACAAGGAAGCGCTCGACTTCTACGTCAGCCTCACCAAGTCCGCCCCTCCTGGTGCTGCACAGGTTGACTGGGCGGCGGCACAGAACCTGTTCAACCAGGGCAAGACCGCTATGACCCGCTTCTGGGCACACGCCTACCGGCAGATCCCCAAGGACTCTCCCGTAGCAGGCAAGGTTGGAGCTGCAGCGATGATTGGCGGCAGCGCCGGCGTCGCGGGTGTTCCGGGCCCGTGGTACCTGTCAGTACCCAAGGCGACCAAGAACGCTGATGCCGCCAAGAAGTTCATCAAGTGCGCGTACGACCACAACAGCATGGGTGTGGAATCCAGCCTTGGACTCGCCTCCCGCATCTCAGCATTTGAGAAGTACCAGAACCAGCCAGGCTACGAGAGCTTCAAACCGCTGATTGAAACGCTCAACGGCAAGGCAACCGCAACGCGTCCGGCAACAGCCAAGTGGCAGCAGATTGTGGACACCGTGCTGGTGCCGCTCCTGCAGAAGGCTGTGGCCGGCGGCGACTCCGCCACCCTCCTGGCTGACGCCAAGAAGCAGATCCAGGACCTCCTCAAGTAAAGGCTCCGCGGCCGGCACCAGCAGACTCAGCCGGTGCCGGCCGCGGCCCCAACCAACAGAGCCCCAACAAACAGAAGAGAAAATCGTGCGTATCTCCGATCGCCGCTTCGCCCTATACCTGATGACCCCAGCGGCGCTGTTCCTGGCCGTGTTCGTGGCCTACCCGCTATTCCGCCTCGTCGCGGACAGCTTCTTCAAGATCTCGCCCATCGCGGGCGGCCCGCGTGACTTTGTCGGATTCCAAAACTATGCGGCAGCGTTCGCCTCCGAAGCCTTTATGGGTGCCGGCTGGCGGACCTTGGCTTACACAGTGGTGGTGGTGACGCTCGAGTTCGCGCTCGGCCTTGGGATGGCTCTCCTGTTCACCACGCTGGGACGCAAGTCCCAGATTTGGCGAACGGTGTTCCTTTACCCGCTGATGATTGCGCCGATCGTGGCCGGCCTGCTCTGGAAGTTCCTGATGATCGATAACTTCGGCCTCATCGGGACGCTCCTGCACCAAGCGGGCATCCTCTCAAACCCCAACCAGATCGGCTGGCTCTCGGACCCGGACATCGTGCTGTTCTCGGTAGCCGTCCCGGATATCTGGCTCACGACGTCCTTCATGTGCCTGGTGCTGTTCGCCGGCCTCCAAAACATCCCCGGCGACCTCATCGAGGCAGCCCGCCTGGACGGCGCCAAGGCACCGGCGCTCCTGTTCCAGATCATCCTTCCGCTCCTCCGCCCGGTGATCGCCGTGGCACTGGTGGTCCGCGGAATCGATGCCGCCCGGGCCTTTGACACAATCCTCATCCAAACCAACGGCGGCCCGCAGTCCGCCTCCGAAACCATGAGCCTGTTGATCTACCGGACCATGATCCGCTTCGGCGATCCCGGCCTGGCCAGCGCCATGGGCACTATCTACCTGCTGGCGATGCTCGCCGTCGCATTCTTCGCGGTGGCCACCATCTGGCGGCCAGGAAAGGACAACTGATGCGCGTCGCCGAACGAACAAAGCCCGACGGCGGGAAGGCGCCTGCCGTGAGTGCCAGGAGTTCCGTTTCAACCGCCACGCATGTTGCCCCGCGCAAGCGCCGCGGCGTCAACCGCGAAGGCCTGGAAGCCGGCCGCCGCAGCACCAGGACCATTCTGTGGATCCTGCTGGCCGCGGCCATGGTGCTGTACGGATTCCCGTTC
Coding sequences:
- a CDS encoding sugar ABC transporter substrate-binding protein, yielding MSTRKTISRLVTLGGLCTAVALAATGCGAGGPAPTSGSASSTVNVLVEAGGHAELTGVAEQCKKDTGLNVNFVELPYDGMFNRLSSEFSSGNVSFDVAALDSVWLPSFKDAVQPIDELFTDEAKKDIFPALVKEANVDGHFIGMPAWTNAEIILYRKDLFEDAKNKADFKAKYGYELAAPTTWKQYQDISEFFTKDGMYGTDVKGAVETEWLAHVLQAGSPMVLDANNNVLIDNAAHKEALDFYVSLTKSAPPGAAQVDWAAAQNLFNQGKTAMTRFWAHAYRQIPKDSPVAGKVGAAAMIGGSAGVAGVPGPWYLSVPKATKNADAAKKFIKCAYDHNSMGVESSLGLASRISAFEKYQNQPGYESFKPLIETLNGKATATRPATAKWQQIVDTVLVPLLQKAVAGGDSATLLADAKKQIQDLLK
- a CDS encoding sugar ABC transporter permease, with the translated sequence MRISDRRFALYLMTPAALFLAVFVAYPLFRLVADSFFKISPIAGGPRDFVGFQNYAAAFASEAFMGAGWRTLAYTVVVVTLEFALGLGMALLFTTLGRKSQIWRTVFLYPLMIAPIVAGLLWKFLMIDNFGLIGTLLHQAGILSNPNQIGWLSDPDIVLFSVAVPDIWLTTSFMCLVLFAGLQNIPGDLIEAARLDGAKAPALLFQIILPLLRPVIAVALVVRGIDAARAFDTILIQTNGGPQSASETMSLLIYRTMIRFGDPGLASAMGTIYLLAMLAVAFFAVATIWRPGKDN